The stretch of DNA CTCTTAGAACTTGAAACGCTAGATGATGAACAACTCCGTGAGCTGATCGAGCATTGATGCTCACTTTGAAGCTGATTTCGCAGCGGAAGGATCTTTGAACTCAGGAGTCGCACTGCGCAGGTTGTTGCGATACGTCTCCAGAGGTTGTAACAACATGCGATCCAGCCCCTGCAGGCGTTTTTCGCAATCGGCATGATCGGCAGCCCCAGCCATAGCCAGTTGATCGAGCGTTTCTTTCCCTCGCCGGGCCACGAGCAGGCAGGCATCGATATCCCGCAACGTGAGCCGGATCGACTTGAGTGTCTGGGATGTCCGCAGGTTCCATCGATTGCGCATCGTATGCATCAGGCTTAAGATCAGGTCATAGCGTGCCGCGTCGTCCACAATCGTTTCGGGATGATCGAGTACCATTTCCAGTGCCACTTGCACATTGCGTACAGAGCTGTCAAAGCCCGGTGCAAAGTAGACGAGATGGAGTCGATGACGCAGTTCTTCGGCCCGGGCCTTTTTCCCGCTGCGATGCAATAACTCGGCCACTTCCTGATGAATGAATGGCGACAGGAGGGGATCGTAGGCTTCTTCAAACTTCATTAGTTCGGGGACTTCAGCCCCAGGATTGGTCGAACGAATCGCCTCTCCCAGATGTTCGAAGTAATCTTTCCGGCGGGCATAATCGGGGAGCATCCCCCCTTTTAGAGCCTGAGCCGTAGCCAGACGCACGGTCGCGACCGGTGGCTTACCCAGGCGTTCCTTGATGACTTTGCGATATTCCCACCACCACGCTTCCGGGTGATCGTTAATGAGATGCCTCTGGGCGACGATCTCTTCGAGTCGACGAACCAGATCGGGATCTTCACCATCAAACCCCATTCCTTCCATCAGCAGGCTCAGCCTTCGATAGACCACAGGAGGTGGTTCTTCACCCGAATCGGGATCCACAGGGATTGGCAAAGGGGGATAAACCGGTTCCGTTGAACGCGGAGCACTTAACAGAGCCTGTGTCTGCTGCAGCTTGGCTCCCCAGCGCATCGTTTCGATGGGTGTCTGCCAGGCCAGATGATTGGAACGGATTGTGTTCGCCCGGGCATGTCGGAGGTGAATTTTGGAGTCTGTACCATCGAGTTCACCCAGAGCCGCATCATCGACGAGGGAAAGTCCAGCCAGCATGGACCAGTCCCAGCCCGCCTGAGCCAGAATTCGCCGCATTTGTGGCGATTTGATGCGCGAGAGGAGCCCTTCGCGCACCAATCCTTTGGAAGAATTGGTGGCGATCCAGACAGCCTCTCCGGGAATGCCGGTCTGCACGAGAGTCACTTCGCGGAAGACCGATCGAAGCGTGCGGGAAACATCCACCAGCACCTGTGGGCCATAATCGACACATTCGAAACGCTGGCAGAAGATGCCATCCTCTGTGAGCCGGTCAGCGCATTGCAGATAATGTTCTCGTGTCAGACTGGCAGCACCACGATCGGTCGATGAGAGCAGCGGAGCCGAAATCACGACGTCAAAGCGATCCTGCAGGCTCGATATTCCCCAGACCGGGTCCACCCCGTGAATCTCGAATCGCTCGTCAATCTCTGCACCGAGAGCGCGCACCACGTTGGATTGCACCGCATGGAGACCACTGGCATCTCCTTCCAGACATGTCACCTGCAAAACGGGCAGGTCGGATAACGTGACGAGTGGCAAACCAGACCCAGCTCCCAGGAGCAGGACGTGCCGGGCTTCGTGATGCAGTGCCAGAGGTAACGTTGTCAGAATCAGTTCCGGGACAGCCTGGGGAACGACACTGGGATCGCGGCTCACGGGTGGCAGCGGCAGCCCATTAACACGCGTAACTTCTTCCAGAAATTTTGTACGCCAGCGAACCATCGTCCCATTCTCGGCATGCTCGACCTCGACCAGACGACTGTCATCGAGCGCTGTGAGCATGTCCGAAGAAAAGCCGGCATGCCAGGCCACTGAAGCCGATGTTGAGAAGAGGGCGCGGGAGTTCCATGCTGATGATTCGCGACTGACAGACCAGGGGAGCGTGGCCAACAGGCCTGCACCCACGACGATCGAAAACAGCGAAGCCATGCGTGTCGATAAGGCCAGATGACCCGATTGCATCGCGAAAGATGAAGGCGACACAGCGTGCGTTTGGTGGCTGCTTGAGGTGACCTCATTCGCAGCAATCGTTTTCCCAAACAGAGGGGACATCCAGCCAGTCAGCATGCGAGGATTGAGTACCAGTGGCATCACAGAGACTGCCGCCAGGGCCCAACTGCAGGCCAGGAGCAAGCTGGGTGGAGTCAACACGAAGCGACCCATCCATTGTGCAGCCAGCCAGCCAGTGGCAGACAACATGAGGCAGAGCATCGTCATGGAACCCGAACGCCGTGTGGTGGCACAGCCGATGAGCCAGCCGACAGGCCAAACCATGAGCATCACAAACAAAATGCGAATCAACCAGACACCGGGGGACCAGCTCACTGTCGCATTTGTCCACAGGAGCAGTTCTGTCAGAGCGGGAAGCAACAACAAATTCAGGGCGATCGCGACGACACCTATCCAGATCATGGCACTGGTCGATATGTCGACTGGTTTTTGATGTTCACGTGCGGCAGCCAGATCTGTCCTGTCTGCCATCCGGCTTCGGCGGGAATTCATAAAAGCCGAAAGAGCCCAGCCACAGATTCCCCCCAGAGCCAACCCGGTCATGACGAACGTGCCGGTGGGCATGCGGTCGTTCACCAGTCGTTCCATTCCCCAGGCGATACTTCCCGCAAGAATAGCAGCCATCAGTAAGAGGCTGTGACTGATCCAGCTTGTCTCCAGCAGATTATCTGTGGTTCGGCGGCTGGTATGACGTTGTGCCTGAGTTGTTTCGTTGATCTCTGCTTCCAGGCTCATCCAGTAGCGAATGGCAGGCATGCCAGTCGCCAGCCCTGCCAATCCCAACAGAATAGACGGAGACGCGCCATAAGCGAGGAGGGCAGCACTGATGCCCATGCCAAGGCTCACACCGCCGGCCATCCAAGCCGGAGAAAGCAGAGCGAGTCGCTCATCGCATGTTGCATCATCAGCATTTTCAAGACTTTGTGCGCTGCTGTGAGTGCCATGCTTGCAGCTTTGGGCAAGCATGTCTTCGGGATTCTCAAGACTCCGTTTCGAGTTGCGATTCGTAGAGGAGGCGCGGGCAGTCGTTGACCGAAGCTGTGCCAGTTCTCGAAACGACCAGACACACAGGGCACTGGTGACACCCACTGTGGACATGGCGACCAGAAATGCGACGGGAATCAAGCCGGTACGTTGTGCGAGTAATTCCACCGAAAACAGACCCGGCAGCATTGCGGGTACGCTGTACCAAAGCGGGCCCAGCCAGAACCAGACGCAGGTTGCCAGGAGGATTGCTCCCAGAGGTGGCGAGCATAGCAGCAGGGATTTCAAAAGTGATTTGTCTAAGGTGGAAGTCTGTTCCAGCGATGAAGTAGCACGTCGAGGCTGAACTCGGGCCAGACTCCCCAGACCAGCACCCAGGCAAAGTGCCACGAGCGCGCACGATCGCCAGGGTTCGAGCACGCCCCAGGTGGCAATGGCCGCCTGCAGCATTAACAGACCACCCGTTCCTAAGCCCCAGAGTGTGAGGACTTCCCCACGATCGATACGACTCCAGAGGGATGCCAAAACCTGACTCAATCTGCCGAAAAGCTGCCTCGACAGGTTCGCGAGCCGATTCCTGTCAACCCGTGGATTGGATGAAGAAATGCCACGACTATGAGGCTGTATGGGTTTGGCGTCCATGCCTGACCTTTGGTTGATTTCAATCAATATCATGAGGCAAAGGGCACAGCCTTTGCCCGGAAGTTCACAACTGGGCCAACGTTCCTTGTTGACCTGAGCGGCAGAATCTACCGGAATCTGTTCACGTTGGGAAGATAAACCACGCACGAGACTACTGGACGCAATCCCATATCTTATCATCGAAAGCTGACAACACTGATTCGCACAACCTTTGAAGGTTGATCCTGTACTGACTCATGCAGCACAGAAAGTTGAGACTTTTCAAGTTATTGAGGTCGAGAAGAGCACACCCCTAGAACTTGATGAACTATTGCATGAGGGGAACGGTGTCAGAGGAGTTTCTGGTCTCGACTCTCAAAACATCTTCGCACAATGACGAGTTTCGAGTGAAAATTCCCGGCATTGAACTCGGGACTGTTGCCTGTCTTAGGGATGGCGGGCACGATAGAGGGTGCTTTTATTGCCCTCGCCCGATTTTTCAGTGAAAGTTAATGCTGTGGTTCACGGTTCGAACTTCGCTCACCGCGGTACATTTTATTCTCACCCTAATAGTCAGAATGAAACTTTCCCTCGGCAGTCGTCAGATGCTTTTTATTCTGTGTGGTCTACTCATGCAGCGTCCAGCAACAGATTCCGGGGCAACTTGGTACAGTTGGCCCGCATGGTCAGTGCCTGGAGTTTAGCGATTCTTTGCCTGGTCGTATTGAGTGGTTGCCCTGCCAAAGCCCCTGCCAGCAAAGAGAGCGAACCATCAGCCCAGGCGGACAAGTCGGTTGGCACTGCCCGGCAGACCGCCAAAATTCTGGACGGAGCCCTGCATCAGTTACGGCCAGAAAATCTGGGTATTGACTCCGATTTGAAGACAGCAATCCCTGTGCTCAATACGTGGATCAAGATCCGCAAGGAATCAGAAACGTTGCCGACCGTTTCTGAAAAGACATTAGCGTTCTTCGGTGAAGCTCAGAAAGAAATACTGGAATCGGCCATCTTTGATAATGCCGACGGCACCCACATTCGCGACTCGATTCTCTTTGA from Planctopirus ephydatiae encodes:
- a CDS encoding spermidine synthase; amino-acid sequence: MASLWSRIDRGEVLTLWGLGTGGLLMLQAAIATWGVLEPWRSCALVALCLGAGLGSLARVQPRRATSSLEQTSTLDKSLLKSLLLCSPPLGAILLATCVWFWLGPLWYSVPAMLPGLFSVELLAQRTGLIPVAFLVAMSTVGVTSALCVWSFRELAQLRSTTARASSTNRNSKRSLENPEDMLAQSCKHGTHSSAQSLENADDATCDERLALLSPAWMAGGVSLGMGISAALLAYGASPSILLGLAGLATGMPAIRYWMSLEAEINETTQAQRHTSRRTTDNLLETSWISHSLLLMAAILAGSIAWGMERLVNDRMPTGTFVMTGLALGGICGWALSAFMNSRRSRMADRTDLAAAREHQKPVDISTSAMIWIGVVAIALNLLLLPALTELLLWTNATVSWSPGVWLIRILFVMLMVWPVGWLIGCATTRRSGSMTMLCLMLSATGWLAAQWMGRFVLTPPSLLLACSWALAAVSVMPLVLNPRMLTGWMSPLFGKTIAANEVTSSSHQTHAVSPSSFAMQSGHLALSTRMASLFSIVVGAGLLATLPWSVSRESSAWNSRALFSTSASVAWHAGFSSDMLTALDDSRLVEVEHAENGTMVRWRTKFLEEVTRVNGLPLPPVSRDPSVVPQAVPELILTTLPLALHHEARHVLLLGAGSGLPLVTLSDLPVLQVTCLEGDASGLHAVQSNVVRALGAEIDERFEIHGVDPVWGISSLQDRFDVVISAPLLSSTDRGAASLTREHYLQCADRLTEDGIFCQRFECVDYGPQVLVDVSRTLRSVFREVTLVQTGIPGEAVWIATNSSKGLVREGLLSRIKSPQMRRILAQAGWDWSMLAGLSLVDDAALGELDGTDSKIHLRHARANTIRSNHLAWQTPIETMRWGAKLQQTQALLSAPRSTEPVYPPLPIPVDPDSGEEPPPVVYRRLSLLMEGMGFDGEDPDLVRRLEEIVAQRHLINDHPEAWWWEYRKVIKERLGKPPVATVRLATAQALKGGMLPDYARRKDYFEHLGEAIRSTNPGAEVPELMKFEEAYDPLLSPFIHQEVAELLHRSGKKARAEELRHRLHLVYFAPGFDSSVRNVQVALEMVLDHPETIVDDAARYDLILSLMHTMRNRWNLRTSQTLKSIRLTLRDIDACLLVARRGKETLDQLAMAGAADHADCEKRLQGLDRMLLQPLETYRNNLRSATPEFKDPSAAKSASK